One window of Rasiella rasia genomic DNA carries:
- a CDS encoding T9SS type A sorting domain-containing protein — translation MKHLLLLPAMLLVSAISVAQLYVAPNDNGTPGNTTDDVDSFVYVNDQILFVEQDVNLSENTNDAELTASIYLRNDGQLIQGASNSLNAGSGYISVYRENPGSDAYDYTFYGSPVGDNFTTPLAAPGNINFGIMSIHTPTYDPTALDYTAPLSLTEGIQTSTTSSREGDFVTATNTLEISTRWTYTKGGGHGSPWVRMYANNVAPAAQGFIMKGVNRNGGSSSHDFVYDFRGRPNNGTFNITVPALAGPHPQSITPLNPTGTVYQEILSGNPYPSILDLNRLFYDTGETDIVAKLTNSEITGFLFWDEDRSRDNHLYTENKGGFGVWTPGASDPNGTNMGNYTVAPFLSYDSSGNPTGTQTGSGGMQNRRFAPIGQGFYFRTDEPMVGDATPFQLVVRNQQRRFIKESTGDAVFRNTEPSALSDFTGADPGPGTGSNTANMDPQFRIYTYFDESHFRDMLLIFNDTTTDLYDWGWDGFHQMDAVGGDAYFPIQVTTVPDPTMSEFVIQALPFDLEKKVPYAIVLSQQTQVIVQAVEEINTTSEAYLWDSQENTYQKISGNSTASLILPAGEYKERFFITFLDQAGFDANPDERAATRETVTGNVDFFQNNTLGQLEVMNPEGYEIEYAHIFDMSGKLVQTRTDMGTDTSFTMNTASFADGVYLVKLVTNHNISIDYKAIVFNK, via the coding sequence ATGAAACACCTACTACTCTTACCAGCTATGCTGCTAGTTTCGGCTATTTCGGTAGCCCAACTTTATGTTGCCCCCAACGATAATGGTACTCCAGGAAATACAACAGATGATGTCGATTCATTTGTGTATGTGAATGATCAGATACTATTTGTGGAGCAGGATGTTAATCTTTCAGAAAATACAAACGACGCTGAGCTTACAGCAAGTATCTACTTGCGTAATGATGGTCAATTAATTCAAGGAGCCTCGAACTCGTTGAATGCGGGTTCTGGATATATCTCTGTATATCGTGAGAATCCTGGAAGCGATGCTTACGACTATACGTTCTATGGTTCACCAGTTGGTGACAACTTTACAACTCCATTAGCCGCTCCCGGAAATATCAATTTTGGAATTATGTCTATTCATACTCCTACGTATGATCCTACGGCTCTCGACTATACCGCTCCTTTAAGTTTAACTGAGGGAATTCAGACTTCAACAACCTCTTCTAGAGAAGGGGATTTTGTTACTGCTACCAATACTTTAGAGATATCTACGCGATGGACGTATACTAAAGGAGGAGGACATGGAAGTCCATGGGTTAGAATGTACGCCAACAACGTTGCTCCTGCCGCTCAAGGTTTTATCATGAAAGGTGTAAATCGTAACGGTGGGTCTAGCTCACACGATTTTGTATATGACTTTAGAGGAAGACCAAACAATGGTACTTTTAACATTACAGTTCCTGCACTTGCTGGCCCTCACCCACAATCTATTACACCTCTAAACCCAACTGGGACAGTATACCAAGAAATTTTATCTGGTAACCCGTATCCTTCTATTTTAGATCTTAATAGATTGTTTTACGACACAGGAGAAACAGATATAGTTGCAAAACTAACAAATTCAGAAATCACAGGTTTTTTATTCTGGGATGAAGATAGATCTAGAGACAATCACCTCTATACAGAAAATAAAGGTGGATTTGGTGTTTGGACACCAGGAGCAAGTGATCCTAATGGAACAAACATGGGTAATTATACCGTGGCTCCTTTCTTAAGCTATGATTCTTCTGGTAACCCTACAGGAACTCAGACTGGTTCTGGTGGCATGCAGAATAGAAGATTTGCTCCTATCGGACAGGGTTTTTACTTTAGAACTGATGAACCTATGGTAGGTGATGCCACTCCTTTTCAACTTGTAGTTAGAAATCAGCAACGAAGATTCATTAAAGAAAGTACTGGAGATGCTGTTTTCAGAAATACTGAGCCAAGTGCACTAAGTGATTTTACAGGTGCAGATCCAGGCCCAGGTACAGGTTCAAACACAGCAAACATGGACCCGCAATTTAGAATTTATACCTATTTTGATGAGTCACACTTTAGAGATATGTTATTAATATTTAATGATACTACAACTGACTTGTATGATTGGGGTTGGGATGGTTTCCACCAAATGGATGCCGTTGGAGGTGATGCTTACTTCCCAATTCAAGTAACGACGGTACCAGATCCTACTATGTCAGAATTTGTAATTCAGGCACTTCCTTTTGACTTAGAAAAGAAAGTACCATACGCAATAGTGTTGTCACAACAAACACAGGTAATTGTTCAGGCAGTTGAAGAAATTAACACAACTTCTGAAGCATACCTATGGGATTCTCAAGAAAATACATATCAGAAAATAAGTGGTAATAGCACTGCTTCATTGATTTTACCAGCAGGCGAATATAAAGAGCGATTCTTTATTACTTTCCTTGACCAAGCTGGTTTTGACGCCAATCCTGATGAGAGAGCTGCTACGAGAGAAACAGTTACTGGAAATGTAGATTTCTTCCAGAATAACACACTAGGTCAACTAGAAGTAATGAACCCCGAAGGTTACGAAATTGAGTATGCACATATATTTGACATGTCTGGAAAATTAGTTCAAACTAGAACAGACATGGGAACAGACACAAGCTTTACAATGAACACAGCAAGCTTTGCAGATGGTGTTTATTTGGTGAAACTTGTGACAAACCATAATATATCTATTGACTACAAAGCGATTGTATTCAATAAATAA
- the rlmD gene encoding 23S rRNA (uracil(1939)-C(5))-methyltransferase RlmD, whose product MARRNKRVILEDLEVIDAGAKGKAVARAEDGRVVFINNAVPGDVVTIQTTKKRKAYYEGTAISVAKLSEKRVEPVCQHFGTCGGCKWQNMGYEHQLFYKQKEVVNNLTRIGHIELPNVTPILGSDAQYFYRNKMEFSFSSNKWLTLEQIQSDIQIENKNALGFHIPGMWDKILDLNKCHLQRDPSNAIRDFVKDEGQRLDMPFYNTRKQEGMLRTLMIRTTSIGEIMIVLQMFEDHKGKREALLDALALKFPEITSIQYVINNKGNDTIYDQEVICYKGRDHIFEEMEGLQFKINAKSFYQTNSEQAYELYKITRDFAGLTGKELVYDLYTGTGTIAQFVAKKAKKVIGVESVPDAITAAKENAQLNGITNVEFLVGDMKNVFNQDFVNQYGAADVVITDPPRDGMHKDVVAQLIALAAPKIVYVSCNSATQARDLSLLDEYYKVTKVQPVDMFPQTHHVENVVLLEKRNA is encoded by the coding sequence ATGGCAAGACGAAATAAAAGAGTTATTCTAGAAGACTTAGAAGTGATTGATGCTGGTGCAAAAGGGAAAGCCGTAGCGAGAGCAGAAGATGGTCGCGTGGTTTTTATTAATAACGCCGTACCTGGTGATGTTGTCACTATTCAAACCACGAAAAAAAGAAAAGCCTATTACGAAGGCACAGCGATTTCGGTGGCTAAACTTTCAGAAAAACGTGTTGAACCTGTTTGCCAACATTTTGGAACCTGTGGTGGTTGTAAATGGCAAAACATGGGCTATGAACACCAATTATTTTACAAGCAGAAAGAAGTTGTAAATAATCTAACACGCATAGGCCATATTGAATTGCCCAACGTTACCCCTATTTTGGGCTCAGATGCGCAATATTTCTATCGTAATAAAATGGAATTCTCTTTCAGTAGTAATAAGTGGCTCACCTTAGAACAAATCCAGAGCGATATACAAATAGAAAATAAAAATGCACTCGGATTTCATATCCCAGGCATGTGGGATAAAATTCTAGACTTGAACAAATGTCATTTACAAAGGGATCCTAGCAATGCTATACGAGATTTTGTGAAAGATGAAGGGCAACGACTAGATATGCCATTTTACAACACAAGGAAGCAAGAAGGCATGCTTCGTACGCTTATGATTCGTACCACCAGCATTGGTGAAATCATGATTGTATTGCAAATGTTTGAAGACCACAAAGGCAAAAGAGAAGCTCTTTTAGATGCCCTAGCCTTAAAGTTTCCTGAAATTACCTCTATACAATATGTAATTAATAACAAAGGCAACGATACCATTTACGACCAAGAAGTAATTTGCTACAAAGGAAGAGACCATATTTTTGAAGAAATGGAAGGGCTACAATTTAAAATCAATGCCAAATCCTTTTACCAAACTAATAGTGAGCAAGCATATGAATTGTACAAAATTACACGTGATTTTGCTGGGCTAACGGGAAAAGAATTAGTTTACGATTTATACACAGGAACTGGTACGATAGCTCAGTTTGTAGCGAAAAAGGCAAAAAAAGTGATTGGTGTAGAATCTGTACCAGATGCAATTACGGCAGCCAAAGAAAATGCGCAATTAAACGGTATTACCAACGTTGAGTTCTTGGTGGGTGATATGAAAAACGTGTTTAATCAAGATTTTGTGAACCAATATGGCGCTGCAGATGTAGTAATAACCGACCCTCCAAGAGATGGTATGCACAAAGATGTTGTAGCACAGCTCATTGCCTTGGCAGCACCTAAGATTGTATATGTTAGCTGTAACAGTGCAACTCAGGCTAGAGATTTGTCGTTATTAGATGAATATTATAAAGTAACTAAAGTGCAGCCCGTAGATATGTTTCCACAAACGCACCATGTAGAAAATGTTGTACTTTTAGAAAAAAGAAACGCTTGA
- a CDS encoding Smr/MutS family protein has product MNVGDKVSVLDDAISGTISAINGATILVTTSEGFEMSFSGDELVVEGEAMTGVISNHNISEVISEKEEKKRPKQPRKKPKERTLPAMEVDLHIHQLTGARHLSNYEMLNIQLDEAKRQLEFAIKKRIQKVVFIHGVGAGVLKAELEFLFKRYDQITFYEADYKKYGAGATEVYIYQNTKNT; this is encoded by the coding sequence ATGAATGTAGGGGATAAAGTTTCGGTACTAGACGATGCCATTTCAGGCACTATTAGCGCTATAAATGGCGCTACTATTTTAGTTACTACTTCAGAAGGTTTTGAGATGTCTTTTAGTGGAGATGAACTTGTTGTTGAAGGTGAGGCTATGACTGGTGTTATTTCAAATCATAACATTTCCGAGGTAATTTCAGAAAAAGAAGAAAAAAAACGTCCAAAGCAGCCTAGAAAAAAGCCAAAAGAAAGAACGCTTCCAGCTATGGAAGTAGATTTGCATATTCATCAATTAACTGGTGCTAGGCATCTATCTAATTACGAGATGTTGAATATTCAGTTGGATGAAGCGAAAAGGCAGTTAGAATTTGCTATAAAAAAAAGAATACAAAAAGTTGTTTTTATTCACGGTGTTGGTGCAGGCGTTCTAAAAGCAGAACTAGAGTTTTTGTTTAAAAGGTATGACCAAATCACTTTTTATGAAGCAGATTATAAGAAGTATGGTGCTGGTGCCACTGAAGTCTATATTTATCAGAACACTAAAAACACTTAA
- a CDS encoding DUF6452 family protein → MKLIFKISVVLFIAASIFAGCTRDDICDPAEAVTPLLIITFKDNANPLQGKSVTNLVVRKNNSDSTFVYSNTEPTDSIAIPLDTEMNITNLIFTLNDDDDEETTNADNLQFTYLRDEQYVNRACGFKTTYTNFTTELEQDTDNWITSFQVLQTNITDEIEAHLSIRF, encoded by the coding sequence TTGAAATTAATTTTTAAAATTTCCGTAGTACTGTTTATAGCCGCATCCATTTTTGCAGGGTGTACGCGAGATGACATATGCGACCCTGCCGAGGCAGTTACACCACTGCTTATAATCACATTTAAAGATAATGCGAATCCGCTACAAGGAAAAAGCGTAACCAATCTCGTAGTTCGGAAAAATAACAGTGATAGCACCTTTGTCTACAGCAATACCGAGCCAACCGATTCTATCGCGATCCCTCTTGATACTGAAATGAATATTACAAATCTCATTTTTACGCTTAATGACGACGATGATGAAGAAACCACAAATGCCGACAACCTTCAGTTTACCTACCTAAGAGACGAACAATACGTAAACCGAGCATGCGGATTTAAAACAACATATACTAATTTTACAACTGAACTTGAACAGGATACCGACAATTGGATTACCTCGTTTCAGGTTTTACAAACTAATATTACAGATGAAATTGAAGCACACCTTTCTATTAGGTTTTAG
- a CDS encoding DUF2752 domain-containing protein has product MTLSLEDFMLPCLNKQLFGIECLGCGIQRATALLFKGEFIAAFKMYPAIYSLLLLAVFLIFSLFYKIQHANRYKIVLIAINVIIIVVSYVLKMNKYL; this is encoded by the coding sequence ATGACTTTAAGCCTGGAGGATTTTATGTTGCCTTGTTTAAATAAGCAGCTCTTCGGGATAGAATGTTTAGGCTGTGGCATACAACGTGCCACAGCTTTATTATTTAAAGGCGAATTTATAGCGGCATTTAAAATGTATCCTGCTATTTATTCGCTTCTTTTATTAGCCGTATTTCTAATATTTAGCCTCTTCTATAAAATACAGCACGCTAATAGATATAAAATTGTACTTATAGCGATTAATGTGATAATCATTGTGGTAAGTTATGTACTGAAAATGAACAAATACTTATAA
- a CDS encoding cysteine desulfurase family protein: MKKVYFDSAATTQLRSEVIRCISEVLKTEYGNPSSTHAYGRSAKSLLENARKEIAKHLNVSAAEIIFTSGGTEADNLILNSCVRDLGVTRIISSKIEHHAVLYAIKLLQENYGVEVVHVKLDDCGHVDYDHLQLLLEDTSKKTLVSLMHVNNEVGNILDINRVASMCAQYDALFHSDTVQSVGHYELDLAETPVHFAAVAAHKFHGPKGAGFAFVRKNTGLQPLIVGGAQERGLRAGTEAVYAIAGMAEALKISYQNLEKEREYITGLKDYFKEQLEFHVPGVKFNGSCDDNKRSTYTLLNVCLPIPPEKSMMLLFQLDLNGIACSKGSACQSGSTKGSHVLSEILLEEDLLKPSIRFSFSSFNTKEEIDYVVGVLKTFIEG, translated from the coding sequence ATGAAAAAAGTATATTTTGATAGTGCCGCAACTACTCAACTACGCAGTGAAGTTATTCGTTGTATTTCAGAAGTGCTGAAAACGGAATATGGAAACCCGTCTTCAACACATGCTTATGGTCGTTCTGCTAAATCTCTGCTCGAAAATGCGAGAAAGGAAATTGCGAAACATCTAAATGTTTCTGCGGCCGAAATCATTTTTACATCTGGAGGTACAGAAGCCGATAATTTAATTCTAAATAGTTGTGTAAGAGATTTAGGGGTTACTAGAATCATTTCCAGCAAAATAGAACATCACGCAGTACTTTATGCCATTAAGTTACTACAGGAGAACTATGGAGTAGAAGTTGTTCATGTTAAACTTGACGATTGCGGACATGTAGATTACGATCATTTACAGTTGTTACTAGAAGATACTTCAAAAAAGACTTTAGTTAGTTTAATGCATGTAAATAACGAAGTAGGTAACATTCTTGATATAAACCGAGTGGCTTCTATGTGTGCACAGTATGATGCACTTTTTCATAGCGACACGGTTCAATCTGTAGGGCATTATGAACTAGACCTAGCTGAAACTCCTGTTCATTTTGCAGCAGTAGCGGCGCATAAATTTCATGGACCAAAGGGTGCTGGGTTTGCGTTTGTAAGAAAAAATACTGGGCTACAACCCCTTATTGTTGGTGGGGCGCAAGAACGTGGCTTAAGGGCAGGTACCGAAGCAGTCTATGCAATAGCGGGAATGGCAGAGGCGCTTAAAATTTCCTACCAAAATCTTGAGAAAGAACGTGAATACATCACAGGATTAAAAGATTATTTTAAAGAACAATTAGAATTTCATGTGCCCGGTGTAAAGTTTAATGGGTCTTGCGATGATAATAAGCGTAGCACGTATACGTTACTAAATGTTTGTTTACCAATTCCTCCAGAAAAATCGATGATGCTTTTGTTTCAGCTAGATTTGAATGGAATTGCATGTTCTAAAGGTAGCGCCTGTCAGAGTGGTAGCACTAAAGGGTCTCATGTACTGTCTGAAATTTTGCTTGAAGAAGACTTGCTTAAACCTTCTATTCGTTTTTCATTTTCAAGTTTTAATACAAAGGAAGAAATCGATTATGTAGTTGGTGTGTTAAAAACATTTATTGAGGGATAG
- the rocD gene encoding ornithine--oxo-acid transaminase, with product MSVTEQSLSQQAIDLENKYGAHNYHPLPVVLSRGEGVHVWDVEGKKYYDFLSAYSAVNQGHCHPAIVNAMTAQAQTLSLTSRAFYNDILGTYEKYASTYFNFDKLLPMNTGAEAVETALKICRRWAYEKKGIAENQAEIVVCENNFHGRTTTIISFSNDPVARGNFGPYTDGFMKIEYDNLDALRIALEGNSNIAGFLVEPIQGEAGVYVPSENYLRDAKALCEKHNVLFIADEVQTGIARTGKLLAVDYEDVKPDILILGKALSGGAYPVSAVLADDEVMSVITPGSHGSTFGGNPIAAAVAMAALKVVKDEQLADNAYRLGMLFRDKMNEYIETSSICKLVRGKGLLNAIVINDSEESDTAWNICLRLRDNGLLAKPTHGNIIRFAPPLVMTEAELLDCVSIITNTLKEFED from the coding sequence ATGTCAGTAACAGAACAATCCTTGTCACAACAAGCAATTGACCTAGAGAACAAATATGGAGCCCATAATTACCACCCCCTACCTGTTGTTTTAAGCAGGGGAGAAGGTGTGCATGTTTGGGATGTAGAAGGAAAGAAATACTACGACTTTCTTTCAGCCTACAGCGCGGTAAATCAAGGGCATTGTCACCCTGCAATTGTAAATGCAATGACAGCCCAAGCGCAAACATTATCGCTAACGTCTAGAGCTTTTTATAATGACATTTTAGGAACTTATGAAAAGTATGCTAGTACGTATTTCAACTTCGATAAATTATTACCAATGAATACAGGCGCCGAAGCGGTAGAAACTGCTTTAAAGATTTGTCGACGTTGGGCGTACGAGAAGAAGGGAATTGCTGAAAACCAAGCGGAAATTGTTGTGTGTGAGAATAATTTCCACGGAAGAACAACTACTATAATTTCATTTAGTAATGATCCTGTGGCTAGAGGAAACTTTGGACCATACACAGATGGGTTTATGAAAATTGAATATGATAATTTAGATGCTTTGCGTATTGCCTTAGAGGGTAACTCTAATATTGCTGGTTTTCTTGTAGAACCAATTCAGGGAGAAGCGGGTGTGTACGTTCCTTCTGAAAATTATCTTCGTGATGCAAAAGCGTTATGTGAAAAGCACAATGTGTTGTTTATTGCTGACGAAGTTCAAACTGGTATCGCAAGAACAGGGAAGCTATTAGCTGTAGATTATGAAGATGTAAAACCAGATATCTTAATACTTGGTAAAGCACTGAGTGGTGGTGCATATCCGGTGTCTGCTGTACTCGCAGACGACGAGGTTATGAGTGTAATCACTCCAGGATCACACGGCTCAACTTTTGGTGGAAATCCAATAGCGGCAGCTGTAGCAATGGCTGCTTTAAAGGTTGTAAAAGATGAGCAGTTAGCAGATAATGCGTATAGGTTGGGAATGCTGTTTAGAGACAAAATGAATGAATACATTGAAACGAGTAGTATTTGCAAACTAGTACGTGGTAAAGGGTTATTAAATGCTATTGTAATTAACGATAGTGAAGAAAGTGATACCGCTTGGAATATTTGTTTACGTTTACGCGACAATGGATTGTTAGCTAAGCCTACTCATGGAAATATCATTCGTTTTGCTCCACCATTGGTGATGACTGAGGCAGAGTTGTTAGATTGTGTATCTATTATCACTAACACTCTAAAAGAATTTGAGGATTAA
- a CDS encoding CCC motif membrane protein — protein sequence MEQQKLPNATLILVFGIISIVTCCCYGVLGLIFGIIAMVMAKKATATYMANPEQYSGYQNVKTGKILAIIGIILNVIYLGYTIFLFATLGADGIMNMNQEMLEQYGM from the coding sequence ATGGAACAACAAAAATTACCCAATGCAACCCTCATCCTAGTTTTCGGTATTATCTCAATCGTAACTTGCTGTTGCTATGGAGTCTTAGGTCTTATCTTTGGTATTATTGCCATGGTAATGGCCAAGAAAGCTACCGCAACATACATGGCTAATCCTGAACAGTATTCTGGTTATCAGAACGTAAAAACAGGTAAAATTCTTGCTATCATTGGTATCATTTTAAATGTTATCTATTTAGGATATACAATTTTCTTGTTTGCTACGTTAGGTGCAGACGGTATCATGAATATGAACCAAGAAATGTTGGAACAATACGGAATGTAA